Genomic DNA from Perca fluviatilis chromosome 12, GENO_Pfluv_1.0, whole genome shotgun sequence:
TACTGTATGTGTCCCCGTCATGAGCAAATACTTCTTAAAATGTGTGGGATGGGATAGTGGGGGTGCGTTTTCCAGTGTTTGTTGGGGTTTAAAGCAGCCTTTTACAGTCGTTTTCTATGTTAGAATGGGCTATTCTAATTGAAAGTATTTTATTGTCTTCCCACGAGAATGTAAATCCAAAAGGCAAACAAATCCCATCGATGCAAACAAGTGTCTGAAGCcattaagttcaataaatgaaACAGCTAAAAGAGGAAAGTCAAATGTTAGATTGATAGAAATATGCATTCAAATAATAAGGCTATGGCTCGTTCACTCAGTGTCCACTGTCATTGAATGGCCTTAATGGTCTGCCTACTCTATACAACATAGGCTAAACTATCTAGACAGGCTTCTCCCTCCAGATTCACGACGAGTGGCGAAAACAAGAATCAAATCTGCCTTTGGTACAATGGACTGATAGGACTAACAAAATGTCAGCGCTCATTCTTTAAAATCAAATATTCCAACAACACCgaaagacacattttaaattagcAGAGATCAGATTATAGTCGACATATTAGGCTTTCAGAGCAAATCAAGTCAATCGATGGCGTGGCATTAAGCGAAATCTGTCTTACCTGGCGAGCTACCCCGGTTTTTATACGACTCACAGTTTCAGGATTTTTTCATAGATCTCCAGCCAGCCTGCAGGTCGCTGACAAGTCTGTGTGAAGCTTACATCCCCAATTATCGAATTTCCATATTCAAAGAAAAAGCCGATGGGTTTAAATCCCTCCGTTAAAATCCAATACGATTGTCGGACTGTCCTGCTCTGGGTGAAAGCAACCGTAGCCCCGCATTCTCCTGTGATCATTGGCTGCTGAATTGGTGCTGCAGCTTCAGCACCATGATTCCTGGGACAGCTCCCAGACGCCACACGTCACCACCGCACAGTGATGCAAGCAGCCAACTCATTACTACAACTGAGACAAATGCAGGAACACGGTTAATTAACTTTTAGGCAAGACATCCAATTTTTTTACGGGGCATTCAGTTAAAGGTCACATTACTGTTCTTtgaaaaaaagatgtttacTAGGCTACCTTTCATcatgcagaaaaaaataaaaataaaataaaatatatatatatatatatatatatatatatatatatatatatatatatatatagagagagagagagagatagatagatagatagatagatagatagatagatagatagatagatagatagatagatagatagatggataggaTTATAGGCTAATTAAACAATTACATTAGGCTATCAGGTGAAACATAGCAAATAGGCCTACAAATTTATTTGCGGACTAGATTCAAATTAGGCAGCCACCAAAAGCACTTTCATCAAATTTTCGTCAATATAAAAAAGACCATGAAATTAAAACACTGGTCAAACCCAGTGATGGAAAAAGTAGCCTAGTAAGCCTACTGAGACTCTTTACTTAGGCTAATTATTTCCATTGACTAATCTGTGCTATCTTAACAGCACAATGTAGGCTAGTATTATCGCTGAGGGGATAAATAACAAAACTGATCTATACCTGCCCCATATATTATTATCCTACGTTATAGATTACTGATGCATCAATGTCTTTTTCGTGGGTTAGCAAAATAGAAGGCCTTGATGCATCAGTAATCTAATAATACTAATAGGTCTAATAATACATGGAGCAATTGGCTGCATAGCAATTCACATATTGTGCTCATAAtaggtcagtgtaacgcttatcagttcaattttctaagcacaaacggacatttggaaaaatgggttccaatatccaatttttaatttttttgaggccttgacaaattaaaaaattgatCTTTAACCTaagggctccaattattcaatactgcaatactcgttccgcctagctacgccccgccccccactcgaaaccatcagttgcaagcacctctgaccccaaagtgtctcagtttttcatgttggtccatatgcagttaatgacctgcatattccgcaagtagaggaagagaataccattgcagtattgaataattggagctcagacgcaattttgtaattttctcaatttctgatcctctgaataaaaaactgaaaattggaaaaacaggttaaatatccaattttttttaatttgtcaaggtggaaaaaaaatgaaaaattggatatttgaacccatttttctgtttttccaaaagaagaaaattgaactgataagcgttacactgaccagaATAGgctgttctttctttcttactaTGTCTTTCAAGCTAACGTATCAAAGATAGCTCCCCAGGTTACATAAATACGGATTTTCTAGAAATGAAAGCTATTAAATACGTTGTAGTTATTATTGacgtttttttctttacattacCAGGCAACCAGCACCTCCACGTGCCTCATGTTTTTATACGTCACTTCCTGCGCGGCAGAACAACCAGCTAGCAAATTGTCAATTAGCTTAAGATGTGTCGCCCTGCTTCGTTCGTACAAACTTTGCCGTCTTTAGATCACACTGTTGTTCATCTGCTCTTCCATGAATGAATACCAATTTCTGTCTAAAACCGCTGTCGATTAATTGCTATGCTTATGTTGGTAAGTTTTACTGACGCCGCCAACGCTAGCAACGTTAGCTGGCACAGTTGATGTTAGCAGGAGAGGCTGCAGTAACGTTACAAGTTTACGAACTTTTAGGATAACGATAATTGTACTGCTAAAGCTAGTCCAGATGGGTTGACATGGATCACTTGCTTGTAGGTAACTAGATGTTAGGCCATCCCGGAGTGTGACTGATAATCATTTGAATTTGTGAATGAGTCTGAGGTAACGTTAGCGAGTAACGATAGTTGCAGAAAAGTTCATCATCATGTCTAATCAGCTGACTGCAGAGCAGCAGCGAAAGATTGAGGAAAACAGACGGAGGGCTTTGGAGAGAAGAGCCCAAAGACTTGGACAGACTATTAGCAGCGATACCCAGACCTCGTCAGGCCTCAGCAGTACTTCAGTgcaggtaacgttacagcccTCGAAACAGAGCGTTACCTCGGATCATGCTACCCTGGCTCAACACACATCTTCTGCACCAAAACGGTTTGTCCCGCCCTTCAAAAAAGACTCCCCTAGCTTCAATAACTACAAGCAAGGCCCAAAGCAGCAGCAGTTATCTGCTACTAGCAACCAAATCAACCAGAGTAACTATGCTTCTACGAGACAGGTAAGATGTGTGCTGTAATGTTCAATCATGTATTGTTTGGAGGAAAACTAACAACGTATTTCCCAATTCCTTGTCTTTGCTTGTAGATCCAAGTCATTGACCCACTTCCTCAGACAAGAAATCAACATGTGAGCAGCCCTGTCCTGTCTAGTGGAGGAAACTTTGGTGTGCCACAGCCTGTTCACCCCAAACCTAACCTCACCTCCAACAGCTCTGGTGGTGCAGTAGGCCCTTTCTACAAGCAAACTAGTAAACCTGCCCAAAGTCCTGCGGCACAGCTGCCCTCCAACTCATCAACTTCGAATGCTGTACCTGCAAAAAAGCCTGTCATCTCTGTAAGAGGAAAATGTGCAGCTCACACAGAGGGCCGCTTCAGAGTAGAAGTGGGGTACCACACAGAGCTGATTGCTGTTTTTAAATCCATCCCCTCAAAGAACTATGGTTAGTATGTGCCTGTGCAACTATGCTGTTTTGCAGCTGAGTCTTGATGGGGAAGACCACCACAAATGTGGCAAACACTGGATATTGAATCATAAATACATgaccaacattttattttgtttaaacaGTAATTAACCATAAACTCTATCAGTGTCTGTACATTTTTAGAAAATTGAGAAAGATATTGGAAACAATATCAAGACAGACAGGACAACAAAAACTCAACATTCTCAAGCTGATTGAGTTATTTCATGTATATGCCTTATACCAACAaaccaaagtttttttttattttttatttaacctttatttaaccaggaagaaactcgttgagattaaaaatctctttttcaagagtgtcctggccaaggcaggcagcagtacaaccacacatacatgccaacacaaaatacacaaaaacactaagaacataaaacaactgaaacagcaTATCCCTCAGAGTCAACCAGAATactaaacacatcaggtaaaacatctacagccagatgtCATTCCCTCCAAGTCAAacaacatcctcttaaaagcgacCACTGAGACCAGTTTAGTAAGTTTCAGggatttctgtaacttgttccatgcagagggagcagcaaacttAAATGCCTTTTTCCCCAGCTCAGTTCTAACCTTAGGAACAGACATAAGGAAAAGATCCTGGGAACGAAGATTGTAAGTCCCAGTACTGTTTACATTGATATAGgtcaaaaaaataacaacaaacccTCAACAGGCGATTTAAGATTATGCACCTACAACCTGCAAGGCCAAATAATGAATGACTGAACTCCACCATAACACAAACTGTTATCATCTGGCCAAAGCTTCATAGCTGTCCTCTGTAGAAGAAGCCAGCTACTCAAATATTTCATCCTACCCAATATTCACCAAATTCCAAAATGTAGTGATTTTTGTCTGGTTTTGTATGTCCATCTCAATGTCTGCACTGTCTTTTAGAATAATGGAGTATTCTGTTCTGCCTTAGACCCTGCCATAAAGATGTGGAACTTCAGCCTGGAGGACTATCACCAGCTAAGTCTGAACATCGGGGCAATATTCATGGGAACATGcactcctttcttcctctctgtaGTAGCCTAAATTAAAGGCATGACAGAGTTGTCGCGTTCTTTGGGCTGCTGCTGCATCTCCTCTGTCTTTACCCTGTGTTGCAGTGGCGGAAGCAGCTGCTATTGCCTCTGTGTCTTTGAGGCCTCTGGAGGGAATGGAGGCAGTGGACGTCGCAGCAGCCACCAGCCGAGCTCGTGACGGTGTGGCACTGGGGGCGCTGCTGAAGCTGTGTAACGGCTGGCAGAAACCTGGAGCCACTTTGCGGGGCCAGTGCGTCCTGGTGTCTCCGACAAAGTTTGAGGTTGATGTCGGTTACCATGTCGACGTCATTGCAGCATTCAAGCAGATGCCGACAAAGAACTATGGTAAAATTATGCAATTAACgttctttttctgtcttcttGGCAATCTTTTATTATGTTGTATCTGCATTTTATGACTTCTGATACaggatgtttttattttcttgttgtGTGGCAGACATGAAAACAAGAAAGTGGAGCTTTTCAATTGAGGATTACAAGGGACTCTGTGAGTAACAGCATTTGCTTTATTTACCGGGTTTGTCTCTGTTATATTTGCCATCTTGTCTGACCGTGCTGTGTTTCATACCCAGTGGATCTCCTCGGTGGGATAGCAGCAGTGGAGGTGGAGCCTCTGCCCAGGGCAGTAGTCCAGGCTTTCTCTTCCAGGTTTGACGGGACTGAAGCCAGGTCTTTAGATGTCCCTGAAGCAGACCTCTCCAGCATCGACACCTCGCTCACCTGCAGCCTCATGCCCTTCCAGAGGGAGGGAGTCAAGTAGGTGCCGTTGGGCAGCCATTAGTGCTTGTTCTGCATGGTGTAGCCAATAACTCAATATAAGGATACCGCTATTTATCTATAATTTGACCAGTTTTGTAATAAATGAAGAGATAATTACCATAATAAGCCAATATTTCTGTGCCATTGCTCTGTGCTGTGGCTTCAAGTTTGCCGATATAAGGGTGGATTAGAGTTGACTTCCACTCACTGTCCTGATGTAGATTTTAATTTTTAGCATTTCTCTGTGTCCCTGTAGTTTTGCGGTGTCTAAACAAGGCCGTCTCCTCCTGGCAGATGACATGGGTCTGGGAAAGACGGTGCAGGCCATCTGTATAGCAGCCTACTACAGGTCCGAGTGGCCCTTGCTGGTGGTGGCTCCCTCCTCTGTGCGATTCACCTGGGCCGAGGTAAATACGCATTCTGCGTGTTAGAAGTAAAATGGTACATTACTTGGTAGGTGTTAGAGTTTATCACTTTGTTTCTGTTTAATGGAGTCATTATCGGTCTGCATTAAGTCAGCAGGCACCCTCTTAAGGATATTCTTTGAGTCTCTTTTGACAAAAGTGCTCCCTTACACATTATAATGCTGGTTTCTGCTGAAGCTCATTTGCATCTGAAGAATGCTAATACTGTTCCCCAAGGACTGCTTGTACTCTGTAGGTCCCTTATCTTCAGTAGGGGAGATGGCAGTATTGAATTTCATGCTTCCATTTCTTTATCTCATGGGTGCAGATGATAATTTGGATTTCGAAGCATTGGTTTATAATGTGGATGttaacagtttatttatttggctaCTTCATTGAATTATGTTATTCATAAAGATCTGCTTCACCTGACATTGCTGATATAGCTtgaactatatattttttttacactttgcatatcattttagatgttttttttgccttttaatTTGATCCCACAGAAGAAAGGTAGACTGACTGGTGTTAGACCACAAGGCCATTATGACGTGCCCACACTTGGCATTATTGAAACGTTAGAGCCTCTTTATCCCCTTTTTTCCTTTCACAATTTCAATACATTCAAATTTCATCTCAGGTTTCCCTTTTCTCTGAGTGTGTCTCATGTTTGGTAGCATCTATTCTCTGCTTAACTTGCAGCAGCATCTCCAGGCTGCAGTAGCGGCACATTTTGAGAAGAGCTTTACTTGGCCTTCTGTCTATTAAAAAGACAAGACAGTCTGCTCTCTAAATAGATATGTTGGATCAAACACAGTCCCCCAATCAGGAGTTGGAATCGCAGAGGAGGGTTTAGTCGCAGGATGTCGGCCCATTAAAGGACACTTACTCGTCTGGCTTGGCTTTTATCTGTACTGTTTGTCTTGTGCATTTGGCCAAATCTACTGCACAACATGGGAGCTATAACTTAATGAGTTTAAGCCAGGTTGACAGGCGAATGAAAAGCAAGTAGAAGTGAACTGTCAGAAACATTTGGGCCACaggggacattttttttaactacatgGTTGGTTGTTTCTAAATGGGAACACTGTAATAGTAGTTAGAATAAATTATAAGTGATAAGTAGTAGAGATGCACTGATAGACCGGCCGATGACCgaaattggccggttttcacgtgctcggccatgaccggtgaCTGGcaagtcagtctgacatatgccgatttcatgccgttCAATGCTACAATtcactgacaacataagttatacgagttacggTTCTccaggacgcacgcacacatggaCGCAACAgcacagtctttttttttttttcttccttccttcttgtTTTGCTAAACTTTTCTGCCATGTGTCGcacgtacccgctcgcggtgtgaagcgtgtgtccgcgctattctcgcacatgtagggaacctcgtgaattaacctacaacatgtcagctgtttggaaattcttcagcgtgtgtacagaagataacaagtttgcaatatgcaacacctgcaaggaaaaagtagggcatGGAGGGAAgacaccaaaaacccaaatcaaattttttttgttggatattggatgtgaaaagaaggaaatggttctaacattgcactttaggtgtgtgtggatttcccacaccaggagtaatttatatagttctattttatagtgatccattatctgttcaaaaaatgttctatgttctgtgcaaaatgttctattaaagaaaagatagaaaataaatatttgtgtgtgctgtaatgtggttagaattttttttatcggAATCAGCTAAAAttggtatcggctggcctaactcaaagaaaatcgggaTTGGCCTAGAaagtaatcggtgcatctctaataagTAGTAGTCAGTCACAAAAGTATTGAATTTTTCTATGGTGTTcattaaaaatgtcagaatctGACTTTTTCACAGTGGTAGGGGAAAAGTACAGCCTGAACACCAATACTGTTCTGAGAAATTCCGTATGGCTGCAGGTTATTTTCCCGATTAATCAATTTGTGTTGATTGGTGATTAATCaaatgttgatcagtgttttccaaagcccaagatgacgtactcaaatgtcttgttttgtccaaaaaaGTAATAGAGTTAAGAAACTAGAAACTAActatttatgttttaaaaaagatgagattatttactttaattttatttatttaaaatttataatttttttcataaaaaattactcaaaccgattaatcgatcatTTAAACAGTTGGCGagtaatttaatagttgacaactaatcgattcatctttacAGCTGTAGAATTTAGTTTCCCTCTGAGTCTCTGACTTACATGAGTAAGTATCTATGCCTGTAGGCCTTCAGACGCTGGCTCCCCTCCCTGAGTCCTGACCGCATCAACGTGGTGGTGAAGGCCAAAGACAATCTGCGTTCTGGTTTGGTCAACATCATCAGCTACGACCTGCTGAGCAGGATGGACAAGCAGCAGCCAGGAAACCCCTTCAATGTTCTCATCATGGTTAGCTGTGTGATTGAACTGTGCCGTGTTTAGAAAtggctgttttttgttttgccctttaaaaggaattacTGTATCTTATAGACAAAATATTTGATCTTGTCATTCTGTGCAGGATGAGTCTCACTTTCTGAAGAACATGAAGACTGCTCGTTTTAAAGCAGCCTTGCCTCTGCTGAAGGTGCTTATTCTTCTCTcgtttatttcatgttttatttggatCACTCATTTTGTGACATACACCAAAGAGGTTATATTTCTACTTGTTAGGGACATTTACCTGTCTGTGTAAAGAAGCAGATTCATATGGTGTTGAGGTATAACCTTGCTGGGTAAAACCTGGGAAAGGTTCCTTTACATTAGGTCACAAATCAGATTTGTGGGGGTTCCAGGTTTTGCAAGTAAAATTATCCAGATAATTCATTAAAACTCTTAGAACAAGATCCAGATTTACATAAAATTGGCTGTCATATAGCCTTAACAAACATAGGCTGGACCTTGCAGTCACAGTATGTGTtcaaataaaccaaaatgtatccACAATCCATCCCAAAGTAAACATCATTTTCAATTGTTAACGGTTGAGCAACAGAACAGTTATTTCAGCTATATGCCAAGCTCTGTAACATAGAGCATGTGAGGATACATGTCATTTATATGGTCAGTATTACTGATCTTCTATCTTTTGGCCAAGTATTTCAACTTGGTATTCAACCACTCGACACAAAATCTTGTAAGACAGTTGTTGCACTACATGTTTTCAAAAATTGTTAAATAACCATTTCAACCATCTGCCACAGTTTCCGATAGGATCGCTGTACTAATGGACAGTTTCCCCTGTGTCACTGTATTAGAGAGAAATCATTGTTTTGCATAtgtagtgtgtatgtatgtggccTGGTAACATAGATCCACAAACCAGCTGAAGCCAAAACATCGCAGCATTTGGCTCATTGTTGGGtttaatttcttgttttgtcagcTAGACTCCCTCGGCAGTGCTCTGATCAGAGTTGTTTGTCCATCCTCAGGCAGCAAAGAGAGTGATTCTTCTGTCTGGGACCCCTGCAATGTCCAGACCCTCTGAGCTCTACACCCAGATTCTGGCTGTCAGACCTACACTCTTCCCTCGCTTCCATGAGTTTGGGATGCGCTACTGCGGTGCCACACAGGTAGCTTAAGCCTCAACAATCGTCTGTCCAAGTGTGATGCTTAATACTGTCGAGCTGTAATTCTAGTACACCTCAGAGAACATCGAAGGCTTTAGGTGTTGGATTAGTGAATATTTATTTATCCGCCTCACTCATATTTATAGGCTGCAGTTCCTTGAATGGGATGTCCAGTATTTGCACTGAGGTGGGAAAATTTGACAGGTCTGCTGAGAACAATAGGATTATAAAGGTGAAACTTTAAGTCAGTGTAAGTTGGTGAACAGTGAATACATTGAATCTGTTTTTTTGGGTTTCAGCGGATTCCTCcacagattttttattttttttgtctccacGCTTCTCCTTGTGTTGCTCTGCTCTTGCCACCTAATCTCCTTAATTAAATTTGGTGGGTTCAAGTAGGGAACACGCTACATGATTTAAAGGCCAATTACATTCTTAATTTGGTCATGACTCATTTTGAAGATTGTGGAGTTTTTGCTTTGCTCTGTTAAAATTATTTATACCATGGAAGTCACATCAACATGGCATCCACATAGAGACTCTGACCAGCTGGAGCTATCCCAGTTTAATTTCTATGACGGAAACCTGAGCTTTTCAGTCTCTGGCTTGACTTGCATTCAATCTAATCCCTGTGTATGATTAACAAGAACCTCGACAAGGGTCTCGCTACCTGCTCTTAAGCCTCTTATATGTTGGCTCCATTCTTTTATCCAACCATCTTCTAATATTTTGTTAAATTCCTCTCATCTATCCTTCTCTATCCCCTTCCTCTCTAGTCGCCTTGGGGGTGGGACTACTCAGGCTCATCTAACCTTGGGGAGTTGAAGCTGTTGCTGGAAGAGTGTCTGATGTTGCGCCGCCTTAAGCGCGACGTCCTCTCTCAGCTTCCTGCTAAACAACGCAAAGTCGTCACAGTGACCATAGATGGTATCAACACCCGCCTGAAAGCTGCCCTGTCAGCTGCTGCCAAGCAGTTGGTCAGTGAACACAGCAATGTAAGTTACAAATGTTTACCACAGTCCCGGGAAAAACTAGAAAAGACACAGaatttgttgcttttaaaaTGGAAGTATTCGTAAACCTTAAGAAACCAGGCTCTGCTGAAATTTACAGTCTTCCCATTTTAGAAATGAATGCAAAATGAATCGATCCTTCCAGAAAGTGGTTAAATTGGACAAAAGGACACATTGAAAGAAAAGCGGATTACAGAAACTAGAAACTGAAAATCTCATAATCTGACTTTTTAAATTATCCAATACGCTTTGGTTACCCAAAATATAACCTTTTGTTTAGCCCAAGTAAGTTACATGTATTGGTTCACACGAGGGAGTCCTTTTCAGGCTGCAAGCACACACAAATGCTTTAAAACCGTCCCTGAATACTTCAGCAAATCTTATTTTAAGTATTTATACACTGATGGGAGAAAGTAGCTTAGCGTGATTGTTACTTATCACACTGCTCCTAAGAGTAATGGCAGTCTTATCAAATCCTTAATCAGAATTTCCTGTCAATTCTTATCTTGTGCTTTTtttcagaaaaagaaagagaaggaagccCTCCTCATCTTTTATAACCACACAGCTGAAGCCAAGCTGCAAGCCATTATGTAAGTACAGACCCTTTTAATGGTCGGGGATCAGCAAGTGGAATCAGCTCAGATGTGATGAGCTCTGAGATTAAAATGTAGAATGAATCCGAACCTTTTGTCAAGCCATTGTGACTGCACTGGATTTGAGATAACTTGAAGagttttaataaatacacataaGACTGAATATTTCACTgcttttgttgaaatagttgAGAGCTATGTTGTTTCTGTCACTGCCAGGGAGTACATCACAGACATGCTGGAGTGTGGGAGGGAGAAGTTTCTAGTGTTCGCCCATCATAAGTTAGTCCTGGATCATATCATCACTGAACTAGTAAAAAAGGTGAGTCAGATGTACTGATAACAGACTGCACAAAAGCCTTATATacaaagaaatgtaattttGACAGAgtgcatttttacttttttttttttttttttttaaccagactGGCTCTTTCGTGGGAGTTAAAGTCAACTATTATCAGTAGCTGCAGGGAACAAGTGTGGGCAGCACATTTGAGGAttagtactactactacttttcgTTA
This window encodes:
- the smarcal1 gene encoding SWI/SNF-related matrix-associated actin-dependent regulator of chromatin subfamily A-like protein 1, coding for MSNQLTAEQQRKIEENRRRALERRAQRLGQTISSDTQTSSGLSSTSVQVTLQPSKQSVTSDHATLAQHTSSAPKRFVPPFKKDSPSFNNYKQGPKQQQLSATSNQINQSNYASTRQIQVIDPLPQTRNQHVSSPVLSSGGNFGVPQPVHPKPNLTSNSSGGAVGPFYKQTSKPAQSPAAQLPSNSSTSNAVPAKKPVISVRGKCAAHTEGRFRVEVGYHTELIAVFKSIPSKNYDPAIKMWNFSLEDYHQLMAEAAAIASVSLRPLEGMEAVDVAAATSRARDGVALGALLKLCNGWQKPGATLRGQCVLVSPTKFEVDVGYHVDVIAAFKQMPTKNYDMKTRKWSFSIEDYKGLLDLLGGIAAVEVEPLPRAVVQAFSSRFDGTEARSLDVPEADLSSIDTSLTCSLMPFQREGVNFAVSKQGRLLLADDMGLGKTVQAICIAAYYRSEWPLLVVAPSSVRFTWAEAFRRWLPSLSPDRINVVVKAKDNLRSGLVNIISYDLLSRMDKQQPGNPFNVLIMDESHFLKNMKTARFKAALPLLKAAKRVILLSGTPAMSRPSELYTQILAVRPTLFPRFHEFGMRYCGATQSPWGWDYSGSSNLGELKLLLEECLMLRRLKRDVLSQLPAKQRKVVTVTIDGINTRLKAALSAAAKQLVSEHSNKKKEKEALLIFYNHTAEAKLQAIMEYITDMLECGREKFLVFAHHKLVLDHIITELVKKNVSHIRIDGSTPSAERQQLCDKFQYSTKTCVAVLSITAANMGLTLHSADLVVFAELFWNPGILVQAEDRVHRIGQTSNVNIHYLVAKGTADDHLWPMIQEKMNVLEQVGLSESNLSDKAVNASFHSKDPNQRSIMEMFQRSFTADDDIDEVLLLEAANDWEDTPPENSSG